ATTTTCTTCCAATGGATTAGTGATCATTAATTCATATGAAGACTTTAAATTAATCAATGATCAACAAGTAATACAAGAGATCGCTGTTCCTCACGTTGATGATCCTAACTACGAAAGCTATGTGTACAATCTTCAGCAGGGAAATGTTTCTCAGGTAGCAGAAATATCGGTCCAATTTGTGATAGGAAAAAAAGGCAATATTATTGGAAAGTGTGCTACCTATAATAAGCTGAAGGGAGGCGTGCCGATAGAAATTATTCCATATAGCAACGATGTTATATGGCAGTCATTAGACAAGATTATTACCTATCTAGTGAAGATAGGTTTAAAAGGCCCTATTAACATACAAGGAAGAATCACTAATGAGGGACCCAAATTTTTTGAAATGAATGCGAGGTTTACAGGTATTACTGGATTGCGGGCGATGATGGGCTTTAATGAAGTAGAAGCATTGATTAAGGATTTTATGAATGTAGATGAACCAATAGAGGAACTTAAACTCAATGAAAGGCGTGTGGGAATAAGACAGGTTAGCAATCGTACTATCCAGTATGGAAGAAATCATGAATTGGATAAAACGGTGGAGAACGTGGGATACGGAAACTGGAGAAAAACAGGTAAAACAGTTCTCCTTACAGGAGCAACGGGATTTTTAGGCACAGAAATTGTTAGACAGTTATTACAACGCAGGGATATTGAGACTATCGTCTGTCTTGTAAGGGATGCGAGGAAAGCAAAGAAGTTTTTTTCAAAAAGTAATGGGGTTAAAATATTTACAGTAGAGAATATTGAACAGGGGTTATATAGTTTTGGGCATGTAGATGTTCTTATTCACGCTGCCTTTGGCAGAAGTCATGAGGGGCTTCAGTCTATCTCTCAAGGGTTACAGTTTACAAACTGGATAATGAATACAGCATATAAGCACCACGTTCCAGCAGTTATTAATGTATCAAGTCAGGCTGTTTATGGATTGTCTAGGCCTCCTCTATGGAAAGAGTGTTTAATACCAATTCCTGAAACACCTTATGGACAAGCTAAATGGGCTAGTGAATTAATGGTATCAAATATTAACGAAAATAATACACAAATATGTGCAACATCTATAAGACTATCAAGTATCTTAGGCCCTAATCTTTCAAATAACGAGCTTTCATATAAATTTATAAAGACAGTATTGAAAAATGAAGATATTATTATTAGAGGCGGAACACAAAATTTAGATCTATTGGATGTCCGTGATGCAGCAGCAGGTATAATTAGCTTGCTAAATTTATCTCCAACAAAATGGAAGAGTGTATATAATATCGGATCAGGGGTTCCTACAAACATTAAGGTTGTTGCAGATACAGTAAATTGTGCGGCTAGAGCTTTACAGAAAAAAACTTCAAATGTAGTAATAAGGTCGGAAGAAATTAGTCTAGATCTAGGGATGGACATAAAAAGAATTAGTACAGATACAGGTTGGAGACCTAAAATAGGACTTGTAGAATCATTTGTTGATATAATAGATTGGTTCGTTAAGAATGAAGAAGTTGAAAGGCATCTAAAGATTTAAATTAATAGGTTCTATTTTGATATTGTGATTAAGGTTTTTTAGGAAGAACAGGAGGAACATTGTATGGAAACACCTTTTGCAGAACCTATTTACATAACAAGGCCATTAATTCCTGAACTAGGAAATATAAATGCTAAAATGAAAGAAGTATTTGATAGTAAATGGTTAACAAATAATGGTGCTCAACATGAAAAGTTACAAAATGAATTAAGAAAATACTTAAAGCTCAATCATTTAGTTCTCTTTAATAATGGCACATTAGCATTATTATTAGGATTAAAGGCATTGCAATTGTCAGGAGAGGTGATCACTACACCCTTTACTTTTCCTGCTACTATACAGGCGTTAGATTGGAATGGGTTAATACCAGTTTTTTGTGATATAGATAAGGATACTTTAAATATAGATGCTAATCAGATAGAGGCGTTGATTACAGAAAAAACAAGTGCGATTCTTGCAGTACATGTCTATGGGAACCCTTGCAATGTAAACCAAATCAACAAAATAGCTGAAAAGAACAACTTGAAAGTAATATATGATGCAGCGCATGCCTTTGGAACAGAAGTAGATGGTATACCCATAGGTGAGTTTGGGGATATGACCATGTTTAGCTTTCATGCTACTAAATTATTCAACACGATAGAAGGTGGAGCATTAACTTTTAAAGATGCTTCGTTAGAAAAAAATTTGAACCTTTTGAAAAATTTTGGCATAGCTGGTCCCGAAGAAGTGGTGTTGTCAGGAATTAATGCTAAGCTCAATGAGGTTCAGGCAGGTATAGGCCTAGAAGTATTGAAACTAGTAGAAGAAGAAAAACGCAAAAGGGAAAAAATAAAAGGTCTTTATGAAAAAAGGTTTGCAGAGATTGAAGGAATAAAAATTGCGACTAAATTTAGTGGGAGCAGCAATAGTTATCAGTACTTTGTAATAGAAGTTGATCAAGAGAATTACGGAAAATCGAGAGATTGGCTCCATGAAGAATTGAAAAAGTATAATATCTTTACAAGAAAATATTTTTATCCATTATGCAGTGATTTTCAGTGGTATCAAGATGTAAAACCTTCTAACGATCCAAATCTTTCCCAGGCTCGAAAATCAGTACAAAGGGTGTTGGCACTGCCTTTTTATGGGGAGTTGCAATTAGAATCAGTAGAAAAAATCTGCAACATTATAAAGATACTGAAAAGATGCAAGATAAATTATACTGAACATAATGAGATTATTTATAAACATGGATAGGGGGCGAAAAAGTTATAGTATTTAACGCTATAACCAATGGTGCATATGCAAAATAATTTAAACCTATATGAAATTGTAGAAAAAACTGAATGGCAAAGCTTTTTACAGGATACAAAGAATAAAAAAATTATTGTTTTTGGAGCAACTTCTATTGCAGAGGAAATGGTGAAGTTTCTTCCATTTAAAGTCGATTATTATGTAGATAATGATTGTAAGAAATGGGGAAAAGATTTGAATGGTATATCAATATTTGATCCTCAAGTACTACTAAATGAAAATGAAGAAATTGCGGTTTTAGTAACTAGTAGTTTTTTAAAGGAAATAACTGAACAAATTAAATCATTTAATATATCAAAGTATATAATTATTGACCTAGGAAAAATGTTTATAAAGTTAAAAGCATTTCTTCAATTAGACAATTATAAAGCTGATTTTGAAAGATTTGTTCTAAGAATGCCTAAATTAGAAGAATTTAAGAAGCATGTAAAATCATCCAAATGCAATTTAGAGCCCAAGACGAAGCCTATTGGTGTCGTTATATATAGTTATATATTTACTCTCGTACCTTTTTATTTTATGACGATAGCAGCTTTATTAAAATACCAAGGGCATAATGTAATTATAATTTGGGATGATGTTAACAAACACAGTGATATGCTAATAGATTGGCAGGGATCAACAGAATATCAAAATGAACAAATAAAAGAAAGTATAAATTTATTAAGCAGCAAACTGAAATTGCAAGTTATAAAAGTTAGTGATATGCCAGAAGCGAAACTGGATGTGGCTGATAAGAATGAAATAAACAGGCTAGCAGAGTTAAATACCATATGGAAGTATAGAGCGAGTTCAATGAGGGATGAGCTGCTTCATTTTAAGGAAGAGTATGCAAATAAACTTACCAACAACTTGAAAAGCATAAAGTCTCTTTTTAATAGGATAGATTTTCAAAGATTGATAGTGTTTACAGGAATATATGACTGTATGGGGTTATATTCATGGATGGGTAAAGTAAAAGGGATTGAGGTTGCAAGTTGTGACATTGGACCAGAGGGAGGTTTTTTGTCAACAAATGCGCCTTGTGGACATATGATGGACGTAAAAAAGATATTAAAGGAATATTTCTCAAATATAGAAATAAAAGAGAAATTTGTTGAATTAGGAAGACAGAAGTTTAAAGAAAATATTGCCTCAAAAGGGCGGGTAGCAAATGGAGTCTGCCAAGAGATTTCTTATTATGAAGATAGATCCGATGAGGAATATAACATTATCATACCACTAAATGTAGGTTGGGATGCAGCTGCGCTAGGAAAAAGCAGATTTTTTTCTTCTATTAGGAATTGGGTTATAGAGACAGTTGACTTTATACTAAAACATACAAATGCTACAGTTGCTATAAGGCAACATCCTGCTGAAAAAAATCAAGTGGGTGTAAATCACAATTTGCTAAAGTATAAAAAATTTGAAGAAGTTTCAAAAAGCGGAGAGGATTTATTCTTAGAATTAAATAAAAAATTTGAAGGAAATAAAAGGTTTCGATATGTAAGAAGTGAAGAAAACGTTAATACTTATCGATTGATAGAGAAAGCTGAATTAATTCTTCCCTATACATCAACGATAGCCTTAGAGGCTGTAATGATGAAAAAAAATGTGATAATAGAAAGCGATGCTTATTATGGTGATATTACTGCTATAAAAAAAGCCAACTCTAAGGAAGATTATTTTAATAAAATATTACAGCATTATAAGCACAAGAGTAATATAAGGCTAGAGGATATTGAGGAAGTAGAGTTTGCTTATGGAATAACAAGACACAGTTATTTGCAGACAGAGTTCACGCCCTCTGCCGGTAAATGGTTGAATAGAAGTATCATAGATCTGCTTGATGACGCAAGCGTTGTAAAAACTTTAAAGGTTTTAGGAGAGGGAGTACCTCTAGCGGTTTTACATATTGAGGACTTCTTAAAGAAATAAAAAAATATTACGAGTTTAGAAGGAGATTAATTATGCTAAACAATGCATCTATATTAATAACAGGAGGGACAGGTTCTTTTGGCAAAAAATTTGTAGAAAAGATTTTTGATAAATACAGTCCTAAAAGATTAGTTATTTATTCAAGAGATGAGTACAAGCAGTATAATATGAAAAATATGCTTTTAAAAAAACTAACAGAAGAGCAAATGGCAAAATTACGTTTTTTTATAGGAGATGTTCGTGATAAGGATCGATTATACAGGGCATTTAAAGATGTTGATTATGTAATTCATGCGGCAGCTATGAAACAGGTTCCAGTTTGTGAATATAATCCTTTCGAAGCTATTAAAACCAACATTCATGGAGCACAAAATGTAGTAGATGCAGCTTTGGATAGAGGAGTAAAAAAAGTGGTTGCACTATCAACTGACAAAGCAGTAAATCCTATTAATCTGTATGGAGGCACAAAACTAGTATCGGACAAATTATTTACTTCTGCTACTGCCTATTCTGGAGAGAAGGGGACAGTGTTCTCTGTGGTTCGTTATGGAAATGTGGCAGGCAGCAGGGGATCTGTTATTCCTTACTTTAAAAGTCTGATTGATAGGGGGGAGAAAGAACTTCCTATAACAGATTTCAGAATGACTAGGTTTTGGATAACATTAGAAGAAGGGGTAGAACTTGTATTTAAAGCGTTGGAGGAGTCTAAGGGTGGAGAAACTTATATTTCTAAAATACCTTCTTTTAAAATCACAGATTTAGCTAAGGCGATGCTTCCACACTGTTCGTTTAAGGAAATAGGTATAAGAGAAGGAGAAAAACTTCATGAAGTAATGATTACAAAAGATGATGCAAGGATGACCTATGAATATGAAAAACACTACATCATATATCCCCATTTCGACTGGTGGTCTTCCAAGAGATATTTTACCAAAGGAGGAAAGCCTATTAAAGATGAGTTTGAGTATAATTCCAGTACGAATAGTGAGTGGCTGAATATTGACTCATTGCGAGAAAGGATAGCGATGTTGAACTTAGAAGATTAAGATTGTTGCTTGTTATAAATACATGTGTATATAAAATGAAGGAGGTGTTTGAAATCAAAAAAGTGGTTGCAATAATACAGGCAAGAATGGGTTCTACTAGGTTACAGGGAAAAGTTCTAAAAGATTTATGTGGAAAAACAGTTCTAGCACACGATATTGAAAGAGTAAAGCAATCGAAATTAGTTAATGAAATTGTTATCGCTACAACTATATCCAAAGAAGATGATGCAATTGTTGCTGAATCCCTTAATAATGGGACTAAATTTTATAGAGGAAGTGAAGAAGATGTATTAGGGAGATATTATAAAGCCGCTTTAGAAAATGAAGCTGATGTAGTAGTGAGGATTACCTCCGACTGTCCCTTAATAGACCCCTATATAGCAGATGAAATTATAAATTATTATTTAGAAAATAACTATGATTTAGTAACTAATGCAGGTTCAGATTTAGGACAAAGAACGTATCCAAGAGGACTAGATGTGGAGGTTTTTTCCTTCTGCATACTAAAAGAAGCCCATGAAAAAGCTAAACAACTATATCAGAGAGAACATGTAACACCTTATATATATGAAAATAGTGAGAAAATATATTACTATAAGAATGAAGTGGATTACTCAAGATATAGATGGACTTTAGATACGGAGGAAGATTTTCAGCTTATTACAGAAATATATAAAGAATTATACGAAGGAAGGCATGATTTTTATTTAGATGATGTTATAAAATTGTTCAACAGGAGACCAGAATTGTATGATATTAATAAACATATAAGTCAAAAGAAGGTTTAGCATACTCTTGGCAAAAAGACTTTTCATAAATTAAAAGGTAATTTAGATTCTAAGTTACCTTTTAAGCGTGATAGATATAATTTTTCATGTAACGTTAGAAAGATCAACTATAAAAGCTTAATAGCTGAAATGCAAAAATAACGATTAGACAAAATCAGTAAAATTGCACTACAAAAATACCTGTTAACGACAAGTTTTAATATAGATGCTAAGATTAAAGCGATGCCAGTTTTCCAGATATGGGACAGTATCTCAAGAAGTGAATGAGACTCCTCTATTCAATAATCTAATCATACATGTGGATACATAACATTTCATCTAAAAAGGGTTACAGGTTGCCTTTAATAACCTAAATATATTATGCAAGGAGTACATGATTGTTATGAGTAAAAGTGTACCAATAAATAAAGGAAACTATTCAATGGAAACAGAAAATAGAGAAAGGTTATTTGAGAAAAATAGGGGAGAAGGATGGGAGGAAGAGTATAAACAGTATAGAAACAACTGGATAAAATATCCTCAAGAATGTATTGTTTCAGAATATCCCTTATTAGTTGATCTAGAATTATCGACTATATGTAATCTAAGCTGCCCTATGTGCTATACAATTACAAAAAAATTTAGAAAGAATATTAAAAAAAGCTATATGGATTTTAGCTTGTATAAAAAAATCATTGATGAAATAGCAGGCAAGGTGCCTGCGTTGAGATTAAGCCTTAGAGGCGAAGCTACATTACATCCGAATTTTATAGAGTGTATTCAATATGCAAAGAAAAAAGGGATTAAAGAAGTGTCTTTTCTTACTAATGGAAGCAAACTAGATTATGAGTTTATTGAAAAAATCATAAGATCAGAAGTCGACTGGATCACTATTTCAATAGATGGAGTTGGGGAAACATATGAAACAATAAGAAAACCGATGAAATTTAATAATATATTAAATAGTGTTATCTCCTTAAAAAGTATAAAAGAAAAGCTGGGTGTTAAAAGACCAGTTGTAAAGATACAGACGATTTGGCCTGCAATAAAGGATGATCCTGAGAAATATTATAATACTTTTAAGCAATATGTTGACTTAATAGCTTTTAATCCACTTATAGAGTTTTCCAGCAAAACTAGTGACATTGCTTACGAAGATTTTTTTTATTGTCCTCAGCTATATCAAAGACTAGTTATCGGCGCTGATGGATATGCCTTGATGTGTGCTTGTGATGAATATGGAAAAAGTAGAGGACATATAGGAAATGCTAATGAAGAAACTGTATATGAGATTTGGCACAGTAGTAAATTAAACTATATAAGGGAAACTCATAAAAAAGCAAATGGCTTTAAAGAACTTGAAGTCTGTAGCCAATGTTTTGTTCCAAGAAAAACAGAAGAAAATGAAAGTTTTGTTTTAGATGGCAGGAAAATCATAGTTAAAAACTATAAATAGTGGAATACGATTAGATATGTAACTTCATATTTCTATTGAGTGGGTGAAATAGATGTCCATAAAATTTAGGATTGCTACAGAAAGAGATTGCGATTTGATGTTTAAATGGGTAAACGATGAAAAAGTTAGAGCAAATGCATTTAGAAGTAAAGTAATTAGATATGACGAACATAAAGAGTGGTTTAAGAAAAAAATAGCTTCTGATACTACGAAAATATTTATTGCTAGTAGAAATAATGAGGATATAGGTCAAATTAGAATTGACATTGAAGAAAGAATAGGTACTATTGATTATAGCATTGCAAAATGTTATCGAGGAAAGGGATATGGCGTTGAACTATTAACTGGGATAACTAGGTTAATTAAAGAATATAAGATACCAGTAGTTAAACTAGTTGGAAAAGTGAAATATGCTAATACAGCATCAAAAAAAGCTTTTATTAAAGCAGGGTATACTGAGGAGAGAAAAGAAGAATTTATAGAGTTTAGTAAGCAGACGTAAAATTAATTAAAAGAAGAATTTGCTACATAATCGTTTTATAAAGCCTAAAGAGATTGTTAATAAAGGAAAAAATAGAAGAACTAAGTTTTAAGTCTATATTAACTTAGTACCAGATATTAAAGTAAGAAAGTAGAAAATATCTTATCATAAAGTCATATAAAAACGTAGTAAACTAGACATTCAAGGAGTGATATTATGGGAAAGTTTTTAAAGATAAAAAATAGACTAATCGGAGATAAGCAACCAGCTTATATCATAGCAGAAATGTCTGCAAACCATGCTGGCGATATAAGCAGAGCAATAGAGATTATTCATGCTGCGAAAGAAAGTGGTGCAGATTGTATCAAGATACAAACTTATACTGCTGATACTATAACAATAAGCTCTAATAAAAAATATTTTCAAATAGAACAAGGCACATGGAAGAATGAAAATTTATATAGACTTTATGAAAAAGCTTATACTCCTTGGGAATGGCATGGAAAACTAAAAAAAGAAGCGGAAAAAGTTGGGCTAGATTTCTTCTCTACCCCCTTCGATTTTACGGCAGTAGACTTTCTAGAAGACTTAGGTGTAGAATTTTATAAGATAGCTTCTTTTGAATTGATAGATATCCCTCTAATAAAATATGTAGCCTCTAAAGGAAAGCCAATTATTATGTCTACAGGAATGGGAACATTGGGAGAAATTGAAGAAGCTGTAAGAGCTGTTCGTTCACAAGGCAATGAACAATTATGTTTATTAAAATGTTCAAGCGAGTATCCAGCTATACCAGATGACATGAATTTAAAAACAATGCAAA
The sequence above is drawn from the Clostridium formicaceticum genome and encodes:
- a CDS encoding DegT/DnrJ/EryC1/StrS family aminotransferase; amino-acid sequence: METPFAEPIYITRPLIPELGNINAKMKEVFDSKWLTNNGAQHEKLQNELRKYLKLNHLVLFNNGTLALLLGLKALQLSGEVITTPFTFPATIQALDWNGLIPVFCDIDKDTLNIDANQIEALITEKTSAILAVHVYGNPCNVNQINKIAEKNNLKVIYDAAHAFGTEVDGIPIGEFGDMTMFSFHATKLFNTIEGGALTFKDASLEKNLNLLKNFGIAGPEEVVLSGINAKLNEVQAGIGLEVLKLVEEEKRKREKIKGLYEKRFAEIEGIKIATKFSGSSNSYQYFVIEVDQENYGKSRDWLHEELKKYNIFTRKYFYPLCSDFQWYQDVKPSNDPNLSQARKSVQRVLALPFYGELQLESVEKICNIIKILKRCKINYTEHNEIIYKHG
- the pseI gene encoding pseudaminic acid synthase, whose protein sequence is MGKFLKIKNRLIGDKQPAYIIAEMSANHAGDISRAIEIIHAAKESGADCIKIQTYTADTITISSNKKYFQIEQGTWKNENLYRLYEKAYTPWEWHGKLKKEAEKVGLDFFSTPFDFTAVDFLEDLGVEFYKIASFELIDIPLIKYVASKGKPIIMSTGMGTLGEIEEAVRAVRSQGNEQLCLLKCSSEYPAIPDDMNLKTMQNISETFGVIVGLSDHSLGSIAAITAVAMGAKVIEKHFCMSRQIENPDASFSMEPHEFKKMVEDIRQVEKAIGTISYEVSEKEEKNRMFRKSIFAVKEVAKGEVFTKDNIRIIRPGNGLAPKYFDEIIGKYASEEIQRGTPLRWSMIK
- a CDS encoding GNAT family N-acetyltransferase, coding for MSIKFRIATERDCDLMFKWVNDEKVRANAFRSKVIRYDEHKEWFKKKIASDTTKIFIASRNNEDIGQIRIDIEERIGTIDYSIAKCYRGKGYGVELLTGITRLIKEYKIPVVKLVGKVKYANTASKKAFIKAGYTEERKEEFIEFSKQT
- the pseB gene encoding UDP-N-acetylglucosamine 4,6-dehydratase (inverting) encodes the protein MLNNASILITGGTGSFGKKFVEKIFDKYSPKRLVIYSRDEYKQYNMKNMLLKKLTEEQMAKLRFFIGDVRDKDRLYRAFKDVDYVIHAAAMKQVPVCEYNPFEAIKTNIHGAQNVVDAALDRGVKKVVALSTDKAVNPINLYGGTKLVSDKLFTSATAYSGEKGTVFSVVRYGNVAGSRGSVIPYFKSLIDRGEKELPITDFRMTRFWITLEEGVELVFKALEESKGGETYISKIPSFKITDLAKAMLPHCSFKEIGIREGEKLHEVMITKDDARMTYEYEKHYIIYPHFDWWSSKRYFTKGGKPIKDEFEYNSSTNSEWLNIDSLRERIAMLNLED
- a CDS encoding radical SAM/SPASM domain-containing protein; its protein translation is MSKSVPINKGNYSMETENRERLFEKNRGEGWEEEYKQYRNNWIKYPQECIVSEYPLLVDLELSTICNLSCPMCYTITKKFRKNIKKSYMDFSLYKKIIDEIAGKVPALRLSLRGEATLHPNFIECIQYAKKKGIKEVSFLTNGSKLDYEFIEKIIRSEVDWITISIDGVGETYETIRKPMKFNNILNSVISLKSIKEKLGVKRPVVKIQTIWPAIKDDPEKYYNTFKQYVDLIAFNPLIEFSSKTSDIAYEDFFYCPQLYQRLVIGADGYALMCACDEYGKSRGHIGNANEETVYEIWHSSKLNYIRETHKKANGFKELEVCSQCFVPRKTEENESFVLDGRKIIVKNYK
- a CDS encoding NAD-dependent epimerase/dehydratase family protein → MKNSIRVGITSVGSGVGQSVIDSCRLSKMSLYKIGLGANPMAFGAYDCDLQDTLPNIYAADYIEALLSQCKKHKIQVLIPGLDDELYNISLNINEFKKMGVIPIVASPEVIELCRDKEKMSNILNNIEKVFVNSYNKESLINQYNKDQVRFPLIAKPRSGFSSNGLVIINSYEDFKLINDQQVIQEIAVPHVDDPNYESYVYNLQQGNVSQVAEISVQFVIGKKGNIIGKCATYNKLKGGVPIEIIPYSNDVIWQSLDKIITYLVKIGLKGPINIQGRITNEGPKFFEMNARFTGITGLRAMMGFNEVEALIKDFMNVDEPIEELKLNERRVGIRQVSNRTIQYGRNHELDKTVENVGYGNWRKTGKTVLLTGATGFLGTEIVRQLLQRRDIETIVCLVRDARKAKKFFSKSNGVKIFTVENIEQGLYSFGHVDVLIHAAFGRSHEGLQSISQGLQFTNWIMNTAYKHHVPAVINVSSQAVYGLSRPPLWKECLIPIPETPYGQAKWASELMVSNINENNTQICATSIRLSSILGPNLSNNELSYKFIKTVLKNEDIIIRGGTQNLDLLDVRDAAAGIISLLNLSPTKWKSVYNIGSGVPTNIKVVADTVNCAARALQKKTSNVVIRSEEISLDLGMDIKRISTDTGWRPKIGLVESFVDIIDWFVKNEEVERHLKI
- a CDS encoding cytidylyltransferase domain-containing protein, whose translation is MKEVFEIKKVVAIIQARMGSTRLQGKVLKDLCGKTVLAHDIERVKQSKLVNEIVIATTISKEDDAIVAESLNNGTKFYRGSEEDVLGRYYKAALENEADVVVRITSDCPLIDPYIADEIINYYLENNYDLVTNAGSDLGQRTYPRGLDVEVFSFCILKEAHEKAKQLYQREHVTPYIYENSEKIYYYKNEVDYSRYRWTLDTEEDFQLITEIYKELYEGRHDFYLDDVIKLFNRRPELYDINKHISQKKV